A region from the Campylobacter blaseri genome encodes:
- a CDS encoding prephenate dehydrogenase yields the protein MKIGIIGLGLIGGSLGLCLKDMKLVDSVFGYDIDKNNEKEALNLGLVNDIFSFEELKTKCDVIFLAIPVEAIIETLKKLKDIPKTTTIIDLGSTKEKILENCPSEIRANLIASHPMAGTENSGPKAAFKELLLGQVVVICEDEQTSGFHLKRAVELFSYAGMKIVFMDPKRHDHHAAFISHLPHVASFSLVNSVLKEENKKNIINMAGGSFADVSRIAKSSPEMWSDIFKQNKTNILHSINSFKKELDICTKMIENDEWDKLREWMGDARVIREFL from the coding sequence ATGAAAATAGGAATTATAGGATTGGGTCTTATAGGTGGCTCTTTAGGGTTGTGTTTAAAAGATATGAAACTTGTTGATAGTGTTTTTGGATATGATATAGATAAAAATAATGAAAAAGAGGCTTTAAATTTAGGACTTGTGAATGATATTTTTAGTTTTGAAGAGTTGAAAACAAAATGTGATGTTATATTTTTAGCAATTCCTGTAGAGGCTATCATAGAAACTTTAAAAAAACTAAAAGATATTCCAAAAACAACTACAATTATAGACTTAGGAAGCACAAAAGAGAAGATACTAGAGAATTGCCCTAGTGAAATTAGGGCAAATTTGATAGCCTCTCATCCAATGGCAGGAACTGAAAACTCAGGACCAAAAGCGGCGTTTAAAGAGCTACTTTTAGGGCAAGTTGTTGTAATTTGTGAAGATGAGCAAACAAGTGGTTTTCATCTTAAAAGGGCAGTTGAGCTTTTTTCTTATGCTGGTATGAAGATAGTGTTTATGGATCCAAAAAGACACGATCACCATGCTGCTTTTATATCCCATTTGCCACACGTTGCAAGTTTTTCTTTGGTAAACAGTGTTCTTAAAGAAGAAAATAAAAAAAATATTATTAACATGGCAGGAGGAAGTTTTGCCGATGTTAGTCGTATTGCAAAATCTTCGCCTGAGATGTGGTCTGATATTTTTAAACAAAACAAAACAAATATCCTACACTCAATAAACTCTTTTAAAAAAGAGCTTGATATATGCACTAAAATGATAGAAAACGATGAGTGGGATAAACTTAGAGAGTGGATGGGAGATGCTAGAGTAATTAGGGAGTTTTTATAA
- a CDS encoding DUF448 domain-containing protein, with protein MNKKNYPVRTCIICKGKFEQKKLYRFKINNFNAIKNDSGRSFYLCDLCIKENDKILKKSISKFIKNINLEKLKESVLDGRCSNK; from the coding sequence ATGAATAAGAAAAATTACCCTGTTAGAACATGTATAATTTGTAAGGGGAAGTTTGAACAAAAAAAACTTTATAGATTTAAAATTAATAATTTCAATGCTATTAAAAACGATAGTGGAAGAAGTTTTTACCTATGTGATTTATGTATTAAAGAAAATGATAAAATTTTAAAAAAATCAATATCTAAATTTATAAAAAATATAAATTTAGAAAAACTAAAGGAGAGTGTCTTAGATGGCAGATGTTCGAATAAGTGA
- a CDS encoding glycoprotease, with amino-acid sequence MGIKVSYIILKTFTLAKNCHIYAVSGFDFNDNNPIKANKHFSFVLENSKIKLKKIEPVELKLPNTLLNLNKSDDILPSYNIEAV; translated from the coding sequence ATGGGAATTAAAGTTTCATATATAATATTAAAAACTTTTACTCTTGCAAAAAATTGTCATATATATGCAGTAAGTGGCTTCGATTTTAATGATAACAATCCAATTAAAGCCAATAAACATTTTAGTTTTGTTTTAGAAAACTCAAAAATAAAACTAAAAAAAATAGAACCTGTTGAATTAAAACTGCCTAATACTTTATTGAATTTAAATAAAAGTGATGATATACTTCCATCTTACAATATAGAGGCGGTTTAG
- the bamA gene encoding outer membrane protein assembly factor BamA: MKKTISYLVLSSNLLFGVTIKSIDFDGLEQISPTVAQNISGLKIGDNLTGLSTDRAITNLFNQGYFSDAYIAEKNGHVTIHVKEKPIIAKVDLQGVVSNDFEIIKNITNLKPGQTFDKLSLKNAKDRVKQYYEAKGYFDTVVEIEESPLNENKNALHLTVIVNRGEIITIKKVNLVGADKLKYKHIEPAVANKQREKLGWMWGFNNGKLKTVDLPNDPARIKDEYYKKGYLDANVSSPFLNTYMSNYTAELTYYVEEGSQYKVSDVSIEAPGFLNLDTTNIIKKFKLGSGDRFSSKWLRNDMEKLENMIADMGYAYVDINPALSQNKETLEVAIKYIVVPHEEIFVRNVTISGNEKTSDKVIRREMYLTEGEKYNRTDLRDSQNALRRTGYFDNVEVTETKISDKEIDLNIAVEEAPTGSITGGIGYGSGDGLLLSASVSDRNLFGSGIRGSVSIEKSDDKLSGSIGFTNPRLYDSIYSLSGSIYARDWEWDDYKEKAYGFNATLGRQIGRYTNIYLTYELEKSRISGLDEFYAAAGYQNGENIKSSLIPAIRFNNTDDYYIPRSGIIAGLSVEYTGLGGDMDYIKTLGDFKWFFSLRDYVDYDLIFRYKANVGYISNDKTLPVNKKQFLGGMRSIRGYDGRSIPRNQICLDGKGCKYIETGGKKSFNNSLELSFPLIDRINMRFVTFFDYGIVGDSDWDEHERYSAGAGIEWRTPMGPLQLFWVKPLNKEPYDSTNSFEFTIGATF; the protein is encoded by the coding sequence ATGAAAAAAACGATATCTTATTTAGTTCTTAGTTCAAATTTACTCTTTGGAGTAACTATAAAATCTATTGATTTTGATGGATTGGAACAAATTTCTCCCACTGTGGCTCAAAACATTTCAGGTCTTAAGATTGGCGATAATTTAACCGGCCTTAGCACTGATAGAGCTATAACAAATTTATTTAACCAAGGTTATTTTAGTGATGCATATATAGCAGAAAAAAATGGGCATGTAACAATCCATGTTAAAGAAAAACCAATCATTGCAAAAGTTGATTTACAAGGTGTTGTATCTAATGATTTCGAAATTATAAAAAATATTACAAATTTGAAACCTGGTCAAACTTTTGATAAACTATCTTTAAAAAATGCAAAAGATAGAGTTAAACAATATTATGAGGCAAAAGGATATTTTGACACAGTAGTTGAAATAGAAGAAAGCCCTTTAAATGAAAATAAAAATGCCTTGCATTTAACTGTAATAGTAAATAGAGGTGAAATTATAACCATTAAAAAAGTAAACTTAGTGGGTGCAGACAAGCTTAAATACAAACATATTGAACCTGCTGTTGCCAATAAACAAAGAGAAAAATTAGGTTGGATGTGGGGATTTAACAATGGAAAACTAAAAACAGTAGATTTGCCAAATGACCCTGCTAGAATAAAAGATGAATACTATAAAAAAGGCTACTTAGATGCAAATGTTTCATCGCCATTTTTAAATACATATATGAGTAACTATACAGCAGAACTAACATACTATGTAGAAGAGGGTAGCCAATATAAAGTTAGTGATGTAAGCATTGAAGCTCCGGGTTTTTTAAATTTAGATACCACAAATATAATTAAAAAATTTAAACTAGGAAGTGGTGATAGATTTAGCTCAAAATGGCTTAGAAATGATATGGAAAAACTAGAAAATATGATTGCCGATATGGGATATGCCTATGTTGATATAAACCCAGCATTATCACAAAACAAAGAAACTCTTGAAGTTGCAATCAAATACATAGTAGTACCGCATGAAGAAATTTTCGTAAGAAATGTTACTATTTCTGGAAATGAAAAGACATCTGACAAAGTTATAAGAAGAGAGATGTATTTAACAGAGGGTGAAAAATACAATAGAACCGACCTAAGAGATTCACAAAATGCACTTAGAAGAACTGGATATTTTGACAATGTTGAAGTTACAGAGACGAAAATAAGTGATAAAGAGATTGATTTAAATATCGCTGTAGAAGAAGCTCCAACAGGTAGCATTACAGGTGGTATTGGATATGGTAGTGGCGATGGACTACTGCTTAGTGCTTCTGTTTCTGATAGAAACCTTTTTGGTAGTGGTATTAGAGGTAGCGTTAGTATTGAAAAAAGCGATGATAAACTAAGTGGAAGTATAGGTTTTACAAATCCTAGATTATATGATTCAATTTATAGTCTTAGCGGTAGTATATATGCTAGAGACTGGGAATGGGATGATTATAAGGAAAAAGCATATGGATTTAATGCAACACTAGGTAGACAAATAGGAAGATATACAAATATATATTTAACCTATGAGTTAGAAAAATCTAGAATTTCAGGGCTTGATGAGTTTTACGCAGCAGCAGGCTATCAAAATGGAGAGAACATAAAAAGCTCTTTAATTCCAGCAATTAGATTTAATAATACAGATGATTATTACATTCCAAGAAGTGGAATAATTGCAGGTTTAAGTGTTGAATATACAGGTCTTGGCGGAGATATGGACTATATAAAAACATTAGGTGATTTCAAATGGTTCTTTAGCCTAAGAGACTATGTTGATTATGACTTAATTTTTAGATATAAAGCTAATGTAGGCTATATATCAAATGATAAAACTCTTCCTGTGAACAAAAAACAGTTCTTAGGCGGAATGAGAAGTATAAGAGGGTATGATGGTAGAAGTATCCCTAGAAATCAAATTTGCCTAGATGGCAAAGGTTGTAAATACATAGAAACTGGTGGTAAAAAAAGCTTTAATAACTCTTTGGAATTAAGTTTTCCACTTATAGATAGAATTAATATGAGATTTGTAACCTTTTTTGACTATGGAATAGTAGGTGATAGCGACTGGGATGAACATGAGAGATATAGTGCTGGTGCTGGTATAGAGTGGAGAACACCTATGGGACCATTGCAATTATTCTGGGTTAAACCTTTAAATAAAGAGCCATATGATAGCACAAATAGCTTTGAATTTACTATAGGTGCAACTTTTTAA
- the lpxC gene encoding UDP-3-O-acyl-N-acetylglucosamine deacetylase, with the protein MKQKTIANKIEGVGIGLHKGEPIKIVLEPLEADLGIVFYRKDVGISIKANPSSVINTQMATVVGNQNGVFISTIEHLLSAINGYGIDNIRIVLDANEIPIMDGSSISFCMMLDEANIKELDANKKAMIIKREVEVKEGNKFVKMTPSKNPKFDYSIKFNHPIIGYQNYVFEFSKNNYINEISRARTFGFLKDVQMLRSKNLALGGSLENAVVIDDNRILNPEGLRFEDEFVRHKILDAIGDLALMGMPVVGDYTAFAGSHDLNHKLTLAILSDSKNYEIVTLNSELIKEYSQVFA; encoded by the coding sequence TTGAAACAAAAAACAATAGCGAATAAAATAGAGGGCGTTGGAATAGGTCTTCACAAGGGAGAACCTATAAAAATAGTCCTTGAGCCTTTAGAGGCTGATTTAGGAATTGTATTTTATAGAAAAGATGTAGGCATTAGCATAAAAGCTAATCCTTCTAGTGTTATAAATACTCAGATGGCTACTGTTGTAGGAAATCAAAATGGGGTTTTTATATCAACTATAGAACATCTTTTAAGTGCAATAAATGGTTATGGAATTGATAATATTAGAATAGTTTTAGATGCAAACGAAATTCCTATAATGGATGGAAGTTCTATAAGTTTTTGTATGATGCTTGATGAGGCTAATATAAAAGAGCTAGATGCTAATAAAAAAGCTATGATTATTAAAAGAGAAGTTGAAGTAAAAGAGGGTAACAAATTTGTTAAAATGACACCTTCTAAAAATCCTAAATTTGACTATTCAATTAAATTTAATCATCCTATTATAGGCTATCAAAACTATGTTTTTGAATTTTCTAAAAATAACTATATTAATGAAATTTCAAGAGCTAGAACATTTGGCTTTTTAAAAGATGTTCAGATGCTTAGATCTAAAAATTTAGCACTCGGTGGAAGTTTGGAAAATGCTGTTGTTATAGATGATAATAGAATTTTAAATCCAGAAGGTCTCAGGTTTGAAGATGAGTTTGTAAGACATAAAATTTTAGATGCTATAGGAGATTTGGCTCTTATGGGAATGCCTGTTGTTGGAGATTATACAGCATTTGCAGGAAGTCATGATTTAAATCACAAATTAACTTTAGCCATACTAAGTGATTCTAAAAACTATGAAATTGTAACGCTTAACAGTGAACTAATAAAAGAGTATTCTCAGGTTTTTGCATAA
- a CDS encoding M23 family metallopeptidase, translated as MRRSKRGQRGGSLGLFVILIILASILVGGYFLYTSNMFERNMPKISLKDKIFWNLKTALPFKVTDDTGIKSLKIVLDDGVQQAILLDQKFEIIEKEKELSIEFPKGLMLNQNKNYKLYVEVSDISRWNFFMGNKLASEIGIVVDSKKPEVYILNQSYKITKGGSATVVFKASDDMLKDVYIETNYGKIYEVKPFYKDGYYASIVAWPVDKDDFRAYVVAIDMAGNETKTRIRYYLQDKKYKVSNIKLNNEFLDGKITDLVNIYAQNSSEIHGVDKFKFVNESLRAANEKIINEKTNSIIEDSIDEFFLKPFYPLKNAQAVASFGDHRFYSMDDKPVSESWHLGLDLASIAQADIRASNDGVVVLAKDTGIYGLSIVLYHGFGLYTIHSHCSNAVVSEGEQVKAGDIIGNTGSSGLAFGDHLHFGIIVQGVEVRPEEWMDKNWMKDNIYTILDNAKKIIDNKI; from the coding sequence ATGAGAAGATCTAAAAGGGGACAAAGAGGAGGTAGCTTAGGGCTTTTTGTAATTCTGATAATTTTAGCATCTATCTTGGTTGGAGGCTATTTCCTATATACATCTAATATGTTTGAAAGAAACATGCCCAAAATAAGCTTAAAAGATAAAATTTTTTGGAATTTAAAAACAGCTTTACCTTTTAAAGTTACAGATGATACAGGCATTAAATCTTTAAAAATAGTTTTAGATGATGGTGTGCAACAAGCTATTTTACTGGATCAGAAATTTGAGATAATTGAAAAGGAAAAAGAGCTTAGTATAGAATTTCCTAAAGGATTAATGTTAAATCAAAACAAAAATTATAAATTATATGTTGAGGTAAGTGATATAAGTAGATGGAATTTTTTTATGGGAAATAAGCTTGCATCTGAAATAGGGATAGTAGTTGATTCTAAAAAGCCAGAAGTTTATATACTAAATCAATCTTATAAAATTACTAAAGGCGGTTCTGCTACTGTAGTTTTTAAAGCTAGTGATGATATGTTAAAAGATGTATATATAGAAACAAACTATGGTAAAATTTATGAAGTTAAACCTTTTTATAAAGATGGCTATTATGCATCAATTGTAGCTTGGCCTGTCGATAAAGATGATTTTAGAGCTTATGTAGTAGCAATAGATATGGCAGGAAATGAGACAAAAACTAGAATTAGATATTATTTACAAGATAAAAAATATAAAGTATCAAATATAAAATTGAATAATGAATTTTTAGATGGAAAGATAACGGATCTTGTAAATATTTATGCACAAAATTCATCTGAAATTCATGGTGTAGATAAATTTAAATTTGTAAATGAGTCATTAAGAGCTGCTAATGAAAAAATAATTAATGAAAAAACAAATAGCATAATAGAAGATAGTATAGATGAATTTTTTCTAAAGCCTTTTTATCCTTTAAAAAATGCACAAGCAGTTGCTAGCTTTGGTGATCATAGATTTTACTCTATGGACGATAAACCAGTTAGTGAGTCTTGGCATTTAGGTCTTGATTTAGCTAGTATAGCTCAAGCTGATATTAGAGCTAGTAATGATGGTGTTGTTGTTTTGGCAAAAGATACTGGAATATATGGGCTTAGTATTGTGCTTTATCATGGCTTTGGACTATACACAATACATTCTCATTGCAGTAATGCTGTGGTTAGTGAAGGAGAGCAAGTAAAAGCAGGTGATATTATAGGAAATACTGGAAGCTCTGGACTTGCATTTGGAGATCATCTTCATTTTGGGATAATTGTTCAAGGGGTGGAGGTTAGACCTGAAGAGTGGATGGATAAAAATTGGATGAAAGATAATATTTACACTATACTTGATAACGCTAAAAAAATAATAGATAATAAAATTTAG
- a CDS encoding tRNA dihydrouridine synthase, whose amino-acid sequence MIDFSKKPLFLAPLAGYSDIALRGVVKRFGCDVTTSEMISANALAYNNDKTLHMLKKHDLEKPYIVQIAGSDKENVKKAVEILNKFDFIDGIDLNCGCPVPKAVKQNIGSSLLKDIDLLTKIVDTIKKYSNKKYTSVKIRLGFDEKIPEILAKNIENCGVDYIAIHGRTRNGGYKSKVDYEAILRAKNAVNIPVIANGDISSKNATDVLEQTRADGLMIGRASIGNPWIFYEIKTGKSIDKDTRRYIILCHFDEIMSHYGDKGVAIFRKHLHEYSKSMSDASVFRNEINHTNSASLMIKSIEDFF is encoded by the coding sequence ATGATAGATTTTTCAAAAAAACCTCTTTTCTTAGCCCCTTTGGCTGGTTACTCAGACATAGCTTTAAGGGGTGTTGTAAAACGCTTTGGTTGTGATGTTACAACTAGTGAAATGATAAGTGCTAATGCATTAGCTTACAATAATGACAAAACCCTGCATATGCTTAAAAAGCACGACTTAGAAAAGCCATATATTGTTCAAATTGCCGGCAGCGACAAAGAAAATGTAAAAAAAGCAGTAGAAATTTTAAATAAATTTGATTTCATTGATGGCATAGATTTAAATTGTGGCTGTCCTGTTCCAAAAGCAGTTAAACAAAATATTGGATCATCTCTTTTAAAAGATATTGATCTACTAACTAAGATTGTTGATACTATTAAAAAATATTCTAATAAAAAATATACAAGTGTTAAAATTAGGCTTGGTTTTGATGAGAAAATCCCTGAAATTCTTGCAAAAAATATAGAAAATTGCGGAGTTGATTACATAGCAATACATGGCAGAACTAGAAACGGGGGCTATAAAAGCAAAGTTGATTATGAAGCCATACTTAGGGCAAAAAATGCTGTAAATATACCTGTTATTGCAAATGGAGATATATCTTCAAAAAATGCAACAGATGTTTTAGAACAAACAAGAGCTGATGGACTAATGATTGGGCGAGCTAGCATAGGAAATCCTTGGATTTTTTATGAGATTAAAACAGGTAAAAGCATAGATAAAGACACTAGAAGATATATTATTCTTTGTCATTTTGATGAGATAATGAGCCATTATGGTGATAAGGGTGTTGCTATATTTAGAAAACATCTACATGAATACTCAAAATCTATGAGTGATGCTAGTGTTTTTAGGAATGAAATCAATCATACTAATAGTGCTAGTTTAATGATAAAATCAATAGAGGATTTTTTTTAA
- the infB gene encoding translation initiation factor IF-2 produces the protein MADVRISEIAAELGYSNKEIIEKAHEMGLVKIKTGNSRVSVEEATNIYNYVKTGKLPEAPLIKSKKEPKKAEQTPKKSTKEINKKEKIIKDKPKEDVKKVDVKVEISKDNTNEVKKELAIKEPKVKKEDIATKVDKPKEDVKKVDVKVEISKDNTNEVKKVKKELVIKEPEEEKEVQSKGESLAASTLAKRRGIVIVKKRKNKTEETPTTPSKKEKIKKLNVGLESIFSNAESNLKKKKKEQKRTPITRKDDVKKIEILDNRDLGEIILENEDEVVLPDLTLSGIKAEEKQKPQPKKQTNYKGGFVQNFINNEKGISRGSRKKRKKPVKKEETEIIESINIPKEIRVYEFADKLNKQPSEIISKLFMLGMMTTKNDFLDEDAIEILADEFNVEVNIVDEEAKFDYVKAYEESEESDENLVERAPVVTIMGHVDHGKTSLLDYIRSSRVASGEAGGITQHVGAYMVERNGRKITFIDTPGHEAFTSMRARGAQITDVVIIVVAADDGVKPQTKEAVAHAKAAGVPFIIAINKMDKPTANPDLVKTGLAELEVMPVEWGGEYEFVPISALKGTGIDDLLDVVLIQADLLELKANPKREAKATIVESSLQKGRGPVATVIVENGTLKVGDTVVAGVAYGKVRALTNDAGKILKEIRPGECGVVLGLSEVPEAGETLISVASDKEAREYANKKQEYIRQKELSKSTKVTIDELSAKIAEGELKTLPVIVKADVQGSLEAIKASLEKLRNDEIKVNILHSGVGGITQNDVALASASENSIILGFNVRPTGDVKEKAKEIGVEIKTYNVIYNMLDDIKTILGGLMSPIISEEEIGQAEVREVINVPKVGQIAGCMVTDGSIIRGAKIRVIREGVIIFEGNISSLKRFKDDVKEVSKGYECGVGIEGYNDMKVGDYIESFKENKEQATL, from the coding sequence ATGGCAGATGTTCGAATAAGTGAAATAGCAGCTGAGCTTGGTTATAGTAATAAAGAGATAATAGAAAAAGCTCATGAAATGGGTCTTGTAAAGATTAAAACAGGAAATAGTAGAGTTAGTGTGGAAGAGGCAACAAATATATATAATTATGTCAAAACTGGTAAACTGCCAGAAGCGCCACTGATAAAATCCAAAAAAGAACCCAAAAAAGCAGAGCAAACGCCTAAAAAATCTACTAAAGAGATAAATAAAAAAGAGAAAATTATAAAAGATAAACCTAAAGAAGATGTAAAAAAAGTAGATGTAAAAGTAGAAATTTCAAAAGATAATACTAATGAGGTCAAAAAAGAGTTGGCTATAAAAGAACCAAAAGTTAAAAAAGAAGATATTGCTACAAAAGTAGATAAACCTAAAGAAGATGTAAAAAAAGTAGATGTAAAAGTAGAAATTTCAAAAGATAATACTAATGAGGTCAAAAAAGTTAAAAAAGAATTAGTAATCAAAGAGCCAGAAGAGGAAAAAGAGGTTCAAAGTAAAGGTGAAAGCCTTGCTGCATCTACTCTTGCAAAAAGAAGAGGCATTGTAATTGTAAAAAAAAGAAAAAACAAGACAGAAGAAACTCCCACTACGCCATCTAAAAAAGAGAAAATTAAAAAATTGAATGTTGGGTTAGAATCTATTTTTTCTAACGCAGAATCAAATTTAAAAAAGAAGAAAAAAGAGCAAAAAAGAACTCCTATTACTAGAAAAGACGATGTTAAAAAAATAGAAATTTTAGATAATAGAGATTTGGGCGAAATTATTTTAGAAAATGAAGATGAGGTTGTATTGCCAGATCTTACATTAAGTGGAATCAAAGCAGAAGAAAAACAAAAACCACAACCAAAAAAACAGACTAATTATAAAGGTGGTTTTGTTCAAAATTTTATTAATAATGAAAAAGGCATCAGCAGAGGGTCTAGAAAAAAACGCAAAAAACCAGTAAAAAAAGAAGAAACTGAAATAATAGAATCTATTAATATACCAAAAGAAATTAGAGTTTATGAGTTTGCCGATAAGCTAAATAAACAGCCAAGTGAGATCATATCAAAACTATTCATGCTTGGAATGATGACTACTAAAAATGACTTTTTAGATGAAGATGCTATTGAAATTTTAGCCGATGAGTTTAATGTAGAGGTAAATATTGTAGATGAAGAGGCAAAATTTGACTATGTTAAAGCTTATGAGGAAAGTGAAGAATCTGATGAAAATCTAGTAGAAAGAGCCCCCGTGGTAACTATAATGGGGCATGTTGACCATGGAAAAACTTCACTGTTGGACTACATTAGAAGCTCAAGAGTTGCAAGCGGTGAAGCAGGTGGAATAACCCAGCATGTTGGTGCATATATGGTCGAAAGAAATGGTAGAAAAATTACATTTATAGATACTCCTGGACATGAAGCTTTTACATCTATGAGAGCAAGAGGGGCACAAATAACTGATGTTGTTATCATTGTAGTTGCTGCTGATGATGGTGTAAAACCGCAAACCAAAGAGGCTGTAGCTCATGCAAAAGCCGCAGGAGTTCCTTTTATAATTGCTATAAACAAAATGGATAAACCAACTGCAAACCCTGATTTAGTTAAAACAGGTCTTGCAGAACTTGAAGTTATGCCTGTTGAATGGGGCGGAGAGTATGAGTTTGTTCCTATCTCTGCTTTAAAAGGAACTGGAATTGATGATCTTTTAGATGTAGTTTTAATACAAGCTGATCTTTTAGAACTTAAAGCTAATCCAAAAAGAGAGGCAAAAGCAACTATCGTTGAGAGTTCTTTGCAAAAAGGAAGAGGCCCAGTTGCTACTGTAATAGTCGAAAATGGTACTTTAAAAGTTGGAGATACTGTTGTTGCAGGTGTTGCTTATGGTAAAGTGAGAGCTTTAACAAACGATGCGGGTAAGATATTAAAAGAGATAAGACCTGGAGAGTGCGGGGTTGTACTTGGACTTAGTGAAGTTCCAGAAGCTGGAGAGACCTTAATAAGCGTTGCAAGTGATAAAGAAGCAAGAGAGTATGCCAATAAAAAACAAGAGTATATAAGACAAAAAGAGCTTTCAAAATCAACTAAAGTTACAATTGATGAACTTAGTGCAAAAATAGCAGAAGGTGAACTTAAAACTCTTCCTGTTATAGTAAAAGCAGATGTTCAAGGTAGTTTAGAGGCAATTAAAGCTAGTTTAGAGAAATTAAGAAATGATGAGATTAAGGTTAATATTTTACATAGTGGAGTTGGAGGCATAACTCAAAATGATGTGGCACTAGCTAGTGCAAGTGAGAATTCAATTATACTTGGCTTTAATGTTAGACCAACTGGAGATGTTAAAGAGAAAGCCAAAGAGATTGGTGTTGAGATAAAAACTTATAATGTAATTTACAATATGCTTGATGATATTAAAACTATACTTGGCGGACTAATGAGTCCTATTATAAGTGAAGAGGAGATTGGTCAAGCTGAGGTAAGAGAGGTTATAAATGTTCCAAAAGTTGGACAAATTGCTGGTTGTATGGTAACTGATGGAAGTATTATAAGAGGTGCTAAGATAAGAGTTATTAGAGAAGGTGTTATTATATTTGAAGGAAATATTAGCTCACTTAAACGCTTTAAAGATGATGTTAAAGAGGTGTCAAAAGGCTATGAGTGTGGTGTTGGTATTGAAGGATATAATGATATGAAAGTTGGAGACTATATAGAAAGTTTCAAAGAGAACAAGGAACAAGCAACTTTATAA
- the thrB gene encoding homoserine kinase, producing MNIIVPATSANLGPGFDVLGLSLKLYNKVEITRQKITSISIKGEGCNNIYLKKNNTFVKIFNEIYLELTGKTDNFKFNFLNNIPLSRGLGSSSSVIIGAIASAYEMAGFKVKKETILNKALTYENHPDNIAPAVFGGFTVSIIDDFKVYTQKAQLSDKIQAIVVIPNKPMSTNKSRAKLPKHYTAKDSVLNVAYSSFLTSCFIKQDYDNLKITAKDKFHEDIRMKNLPELFDVKKLAYENGSLMSTLSGSGSSFLNIAYKEDSINLQEKLRSKFKDFRVEIIDFDNIGFKILTKS from the coding sequence ATGAATATTATAGTTCCAGCAACTAGTGCAAATTTAGGACCAGGATTTGATGTTTTAGGTCTTAGCTTAAAGCTTTATAATAAAGTAGAAATAACTAGGCAAAAAATAACCTCCATATCCATTAAAGGAGAAGGGTGTAATAATATATATCTTAAAAAAAATAATACTTTTGTGAAAATATTTAATGAAATTTATTTAGAATTAACAGGAAAAACTGATAATTTTAAGTTCAATTTTTTAAATAATATTCCATTATCAAGAGGTCTTGGAAGTAGTTCTTCTGTGATAATTGGAGCTATAGCTTCTGCTTATGAGATGGCTGGATTTAAGGTAAAAAAAGAGACTATTTTAAACAAGGCATTGACTTATGAAAACCATCCAGATAATATTGCTCCAGCAGTATTTGGAGGCTTTACAGTTAGCATAATAGATGATTTTAAAGTATATACTCAAAAAGCACAATTAAGTGATAAGATACAAGCTATAGTTGTTATACCAAATAAACCTATGTCTACAAATAAATCAAGAGCAAAACTTCCTAAGCATTATACAGCAAAAGATAGTGTTTTAAATGTAGCATACTCTTCTTTTTTGACAAGCTGCTTTATTAAACAAGACTACGATAATTTAAAAATAACAGCAAAAGATAAATTCCACGAAGATATTAGAATGAAAAATTTACCTGAGTTATTTGATGTTAAAAAATTAGCTTATGAAAATGGCTCTTTAATGAGTACACTTTCTGGTAGTGGTTCATCTTTTTTAAATATAGCATATAAAGAAGATTCTATTAATTTACAAGAAAAATTACGTAGCAAATTTAAAGATTTTAGAGTTGAAATTATAGATTTTGACAATATAGGCTTTAAAATATTAACAAAAAGTTAA